The Pseudodesulfovibrio sediminis genome includes the window TACCCCCCGGAGTCGATCTTGCTGCGAATATTTCCGAAGCGCGTCGGGTTGCCAAGGAATGCGAGGCGAAGGCGCGAAAGATTGTATCCCAATCTGCAGGCCATTACAGTTCCGAGAAAGCAGTCGAGTACTTGACGTTTGGGTTTAAATGCAAGTGGATTTATGACAACTTCGCAGCAGGTATGCGGTATGACTACAAAAAGGATGGGCATCCTGAATATGAAGACTTCGGCAATTATCACTACGGGCTTTACACGAGGGCCATGGGGATCAATGTAACCCTGGCTCAGGCTGCTGCGGGTGCCTGGCAGATAAAACGGGGTACCTCGGATTGGAGCTTTGTTGACACTTGGTTTGATGATCCCAGAGACAACAGGAGGATCCGTGAGGGGCAGCAGTATCCCTTGGATTAGAAGGAAGGGGCTGACAAAGCCCCTTCCTTCCTTTACAAATATCGTTGTTCGATATCGGACGAGTCTTTCAGGCCGCTCACAGTGAATTAATCAAGTCAACCCACTTGAGATGATACATAGGCGCAACATCATACCTTCCGTTCTCCGAAAGAGCATATTTATCTACCTGTTCTGTCAGGGGGTGGTTTCATTTTTGTGGATGATGTTTTTTTTGGTGCTTGCTGGTTGGGACAGGCGTCTTACTCAACCTCCAGTTGAAAATCATTGGTATGGCACCATACTCTGTGGAATTGTCGTAACTTCAAGCATCGTCCTTTATCGCGGTTTTTCTCTTCGTGCGATACGGGGGAAATGGCGAAACATGTTTCTAACTTTTGCCACCCTCAGTGCATTGGCCTGCATAAATCCGATCATCCTTATCTATGAGGTCGGCAGCACCTCATTGTCAGGGCTCCTGAGCTATGGATTCCCATTGATATTCAACACATTGATTCTGTTAGTTGTGTTTTCCAAGCGTGCC containing:
- a CDS encoding polymorphic toxin type 44 domain-containing protein, coding for MAEKWIQHIGDDQLVYGMPKHMSAVAGSGESAVGGRATYWRYHPKPQACEKCQAMKGLWFEKNPGPVHPNCKCEIEEVQAIRVTGRSDAITVPPGVDLAANISEARRVAKECEAKARKIVSQSAGHYSSEKAVEYLTFGFKCKWIYDNFAAGMRYDYKKDGHPEYEDFGNYHYGLYTRAMGINVTLAQAAAGAWQIKRGTSDWSFVDTWFDDPRDNRRIREGQQYPLD